AAAAATGAGCCAATGAGATGCAGCAGTGAAACCacaataagctatattttatatacagtactgttaTAGCATATGAGTTAAGATTTCATttgtattgtactgtaatttgaaaattgTTTGAAACAGTTGTGCTGTATTTTAAAGAGTTAATAAAATTCAGTGTCAGATCTATTACCTTAGTATCATGCAATAAATATACCAATGTCAGTTAGATGGAAATCtacctgagacataaagaaataaaattgcttatagtgatcatttGCTTAGTCATGAATTTCACCCAGACAAACATGACCACTATATGCAATTTCCACTgacaatttttgttttttgcccgCTAATAATGGCTCCTCACCACTCCCCTCCATCAGGAGCCCCGTGAGACACCTTTCATCTGGGGCCTAACCCAGAAAATACAGGCACAAAAGTCCATCAGAGGTCACACAAAAATTTCAGACTATGGGCAATAGCACTGCACTGGGAAATGTGCACGATACCCAGGGAGAGTGTGTCAAACACGCACACAGGAGCCCTGGTtgggaatcgaacccacaaaCCTGGGTGTGACAGGACAAATTGTCATTCCATCTGTAAGAGTGTTAAACATGCTGAGCTACCATGAGCTAACGGTGCCTCTTCCTCTTCATATCAGAGGCCTCTCTCAGCAACAGCACCTCTCGTCTGGCTCCCTTACACCTACATTGATCAGCTGCTGCAGGCACTCGGTGAAAACCGATCGAATGTCAACAACTCCAAGGTAAGCGGGCCGTCCAACCAGCTGTCTGTCCATCCTTCCTTGCAGTCACTGCAAGGGAGAACAGGAGCTCCCTTGTGCTGCTGATTGCTAGGCCTGAGGTGACAGCAAAGGCTCCGTAGGGAGGGCTGAACCACAGAACCTCCTTAAGCTGGCTTTGCATGCATCTGCATCTTGTCATACAATTAAATTTTGTGAGAATATATCAATTACAAGAGTAATTTCAATATtgatgttttttccccccagtttCTTCCTTATATACTGAGTGTTTTCATGTTTGTTCCCTCACTCCAGCTGTACAACTTACTTCACAACAAGCTGGACGAGTACCACAGGCTGGTAGAACAAGCCACCAGTCACAGGCTCATGACGCAGTAGAAGCAGTGCACTGAGGGATAGGGGGGGGGCTATTACAGCAGAGAAATAGCTGCAGCCCGTGGCCGTTTGTTTACAGCACTGCCAGGTCACATGATGCTCATCTCATCCTGAGACCGTTTCTGTAAATCTGTAATACGCATCACAATCACAAGGAGCAAAGCTGGTATATTTTTCTAAGGGGAGACTGTACGGGACACACATTAAAGACTTAATTTCCCCACCCCAAGCCTTCTGATAACCAAATGGTTTTGTTGGCTGTTTGACATATATAGAGGCGATtatatctgtatgtgtgtagtcTTAAAAGAATTGTCTGACATGTATGTTGTACTTGcacgtgtgtgtgagtgtgagagaagTATGTAGTAATACCCCTGCAGGTAATCCATTCTCTGGTGCACTTGTTCacaataaatgtatatatttttataaagtaCATTGTAATGATTGTTCCCCCATTCCCTTCTGTTTTGTACTCTTCCTGCAAACCTGTATGAAGCAGACTACTTGTAAATTTTGGCTCCTGTTTTTTGtgaatttcaattaaaaaaaaaaaaagtgtcactTTTTGTGCAGCTGAATGGCGAGACCTTTGTTGAATGTGCCTCACTTTACCGAAGGCCTCCACTGTGTGAAATCATTGTCACTGGACTTGCTTTTGTCACGCACGGATATTTAACCGATTGCTTTAACGCGATCGTGCCTCTATTACCCACTCACCCTCATATATAAACTTTGCTGATTTAGTGACACATCAGTTTTTTTCAAAGCCTTACCTACCCTCACGTACTAGATGGTGTTCAGATGCCCTTCTGACCACACCTCCGCTATCTCTGGTACCTCTGTGTAATGGTGATATGAGTCCTTGATCATATATATATTCTCATTCTGATATCAATGCGTTATACACTGAAAACAAAAAGCTATCATTTCTTTGTTCACACCACTGATATACGACTGATAAATGAAGTAACGTTCAAACCACGTATGAATATTTAAAACCActtcagaaataaaatgcataacATAACCCAGAATGGTGCCTCACTTTATTTTTAGTTAAATGGAGTCGCGTTGGAGAATTGCCAAGCATATATACTGTTTATAAATAAATCGCTGTATAATTTGCTGGTAGCTCTAAAACTGTGAAATGTGATATTTACACTATAATCGAGGCAACAAAACGCACGATTTGTCATTGatatacagtcaaacctcggtttgcgagtgttttgcaagacgagcaaaattttaaaataaattacaacTTTACaaacgagcgaggtcttgcaatacgagaATTACGTATACGCTTAGCGTACAGAGCGTCACGTGATCTGAGCCGATCGTTATTCTCTCAAAATTcgcatttttaaaatttgtgtCCAAGTGTAGTGACTTATCTTTAGTTATTTACTttgttttgtattaatcatatttatataaatatttttggattgtggaaccaatcatctgagtttccattatttcttatgggaagtTTTGCTTTGATATACCAGTGCTTTTGATTacgagcacgtttccggaacgaattatgctcgcaatccgaggttttactgtacaaAATATATAGACTGACATGGACGGTGCGCAAACATTCATCCGGGGATTCCCTGGTCCCGCCCACTGACAGGGAGACGCACCAATTGGAGCGAAGCACACACGGCGGTTCAGGGTTATTGGTCAGAAATGTATCGTGTTACTATCGCTTTCCCGTCGGCACATTCCACCACCCCTTGGACTGTCTTTGTTCCGGCGGCCTTCCGCCTGCAGCGGCCCGATCTTTCTGAAGCCATGGGGAAGAAAACACGGACGGGGACCGGACGACGGACGATCTTACAGCTTTCACCACCCGGACCTCGCAGCGTCATTGGCGGAGGAGCCATTTGtagggaggaggccctgggatCGGCGTCCGAAGGTAAGAAGCCGGAACAGGCCTCAGTTCAGTCCCCGGTGATGATGGAGAGCCGTTCCCTCCAAGTTGGGTCTCCAATGGCCTCTTGCTGTCACAATCGGGCGACTTTGTAAGCGCTCGTGGAAATCGTAGCGGTTTACACCAAAGAGTGCTGACTGAGAGTAAGGATCGCTGATCGCCAGCTGAACCCGACGTGCCGGCTTTACAGCCGCTTTAGCTACCTTCCAGTATGATTGGAGCATTCAGATGTGCGTTCAAGCACTGTTATTGAGGAGTATAGATTTGCCAGATCTTGTCACGCTAAATGCGTGTTTGACGCCCACTGCCGCCCAGCTATATCGGTAGTTCTTTGCTGTGTTGTTTTAATACATGAACTGTGGTGTGTAGATGAGCAGGAAGGCATCGGGGACAGCCATATCCACAGTATCCCGAAAGAAGTTATGGTGGACATGAGGACCCCTGCTGTTAAGGCCACCGGTGAGTTCAACGCTGCGCTGGGCAGGCAACTTAACCATTTGTGCACAGTAAAAATGTTAGTGAAATGTGATAATTTCTGAGCTGACCTTGGATAACAAGCACTTGCACCTACACTGAACGATATGGTGGTATTCATGCTTGTCCCACTGGCTGCTGTAGATCTTCAGCTTCTCCTGCCAAAAGATCTGGATGCAAATCTGAGAAGCAGCGTAGGAGTGCCGTTGCTTGTAGATGGTGTGACACCGCATGGCACCAAAGCAAAGCACTTACTGTCCATGTAGGATATTTTGACCTGGTCCTCATCAATTCTGTCGGCTGTCTTCTTTTCAGAGGGTTTGTCCTTACTGGGTGCCTACGAAgacagtgaggaagaggaggaggagatggcCTCTCAGCCTGCCCCGGCGAAGCCCAAACACAACCAGTCGGCTGACATCGACAGCACACTTGCCAACTTCATGGCTGTGAGTCTGGCTTCTGTTCATTCACTCACTGTTTTGTGTGTTCTCCAAGTGTGAAATCACTCATCTAGCCTAGTTACTTGGAGGGCTCTcagattatataattttaattaaatgataataaatgaGACATTTCCCCATTTCTCTTTAATGCCTTAACAGGAAATTGATGCGATTACCACCCAGCCGGCTCAGCTGTCAGATGAGCCATCGgcgaacccccctccccctacacCACCGCGTCCCAACCCTAAAGACCATCAGCATGCATCTGCTCCAGTGGAGCTGGGCCTGGGTACCGAGTTCCAGTACAACACCCAGTGCTCGCTTGCCGGGGGTAGGTGTTTATTGCGGAAGGCTCCCAATTTAGTATGCGTTGTTTAAAAATTATAATTGAAAAAATAACACTGTATAGAAGTTCCTTCCCTGACTTCTCGAATGCAATGAGTGGCATATTTGTAATCGTAACGGCGAATTTTTAAGATGCAGCTAGTTCATATTTCGCAGCCTGGTACAGCCCGTGGCCTAAAATTGGTGGGTGATGTTTCACAAGGTGGACCTGAGGAATCTGTTCATTTGTACATGGAGGTGGCTGGTTTGTTCCAAATTTTCTGTTTCAGAGTAACCCTGTTTAGGTTGTGTTAATGGGTGGTCACAGACTTCAGGGGTGTGAGCTTCATTTCtactcctgtgtgtgtgtgtgtgtgtgtgtgtgtgtgtgtgtgtgtgtgtgtgcctgccgtGTTGTAGCTCAGAGGGGTTTCAGCCCTTGAACTTTGGCCTACATGTCACATGGGCGCCTTCtttgtgtctctctctgcagttGGTGTGGAGATGGGTGACTGGCAAGAGGTGTGGGATGAGAACACGGGCTGCTACTATTACTGGAACACGCAGACTAACGAGGTGGCTTGGCAGCTGCCCCACTATTTGGCGCACCAGGTGCAGGGCCTGCAGCAATACACTGACAGGTACCAAACTCCGCCCACCCTGAAGTACACTGATAGGTACCAAACTCCGCCCACCCTGAAGTACACTGATAGGTACCAAACTCCGCCCACCCTGAAGTACACTGATAGGTACCAAACTCCGCCCACCCTGAAGTACACTGATAGGTACCAAACTCCGCCCACCCTGAAGTACACTGATGGGTTCCAAACTCCGCCCACCCTGAAGTACACTGATAGGTACCAAACTCCGCCCACCCTGAAGTACACTGATGGGTTCCAAACTCCGCCCACCCTGAAGTACACTGATAGGTGCCACCCCAGCCGGTGCCGGCCGGCTCTGCATCAGCTGTCCCATTTTCCTCTTTCCAGTTTGACCACAGCCGTCAATGGCAATGGATCTATGCAGTCTTCCACATTCTACATGGGTCAGCATCCTGCTGCAGGCACCGCTTCCACCAGCATGCCAGCGTCCGTGAAAGAGCCGAAGAAGAAGGTACGGTACCCAGCAGAATGTTCTGTGTGCTGCCACGCGGGCGGCTTGAGTTTCACTCTAGAAGACTTCTTCTAAATTTCTGCACTGCTGTGTGTCTAAAATGAAGGTGGTCGTAGGCTTTAGGCAAAATCGACAGAATTGGCATCATTTTGCAATGCAACATCGTATGACCCGTGATTACTTTTGGTCGCCTGTGTAGAGTCCCCGAGACAAACCTTTTTGTTCAATAAATTTATGAAAATGCCACACGTGCCACAATACGTTGTGCTCTGTATGTGGATCTGCTGCATGAAAAACGTTCTGCGCCCTCTAGGGGTGTGGCCTAACAGAACACGGCGGCGGTGTCGTCTCAGGTGTGCGATAGATTATTCTCTatcattttatttagtttttcttCATATGTCATTTGAAGTATACGGCCTCCTTAAGGCCTGGTTTATATTTCCTGCGGATGTAGCCACGCCCCTTTGTGGTCTCTGTGACCAGCCCCATGTCTGCAGTAAGTATGAACCAGGCTTACAACTTTCATTGATAGTCTGTAGTCACGAGCCTCTAGTGCTAGTAGCTACCTTTTACTTGTGTACGTTCTCAGCTTCTAAACCCTTTATACTCCGCCTCTGTCGCCTGTCCTCAGGGCTTTGCTCCACCTTCTTACAGAATAACTGCTGTTCTCCTTTTGGGACCTTGTCACCCCTGCAGGAGGTGATGGAGAGCGTAGTGGCCCTGatgagtgaggaggaggagagtcgGGGTGTGGCCGCGTCCCTGCTGGCCCCGCTCATCCCCCCGGAGGTGAAGGTGGCAGAGGAGAAGTGGAGGAAAAGTGCCCTCGGGATCCTAGAGGAGGCATCAGAAGGCCGGCTGGACTCTGAGAGCGAGAGTGGCTGCCCCCCCACGCCTCCACCCCCCGGGGACACAGAGGCCAGTGTCCAAGGTGACCTTCGGAGCAGGACCCAGTCAGCGGAGAGCTCAGAGGGTGATGAGGCAGAgatggaggaggtggaggaggacacCGTGGAGTTGGAGTTGGCACTGGAAAGGAAAAAGGTAAGGGGCAGATCCCAGAGATCCCAGGTATATGGTGGCGTTTTCGGGGTGTGTGTGAAGGGCTCTCCTCTCCAAACCAGGCAGAGCTGCGGGCCCTGGAGGAAGGCGACGGCAGTGCTGGGGGCTCGAGCCCCTGCTCTGAGGCCAGCCAAGAGGGGGCTCGGGGAACTGTGCTCAAGAAGAGCAAGTGGAAGACCGCCTTTCTGCGAGCACCAAGCCCCGACTCGAACAGCCATGGGTCAGCTAAGACCGGACGGGACACACCGGAGCATGTCGACGCAGGTGCgctgggggcagggggcaccATCACATCACACTCACAGCGGGGTACCCTGATGGACATGTGGTCGCTGAcgtgtgtgtctgcgcatgcatgcatgtacacTTGCAGTGGATTCCAAGACCCCAGAGAAGCCCGGAAAGGAGGAGCTGATGGAGACCGACACCTCGGTTGAGAAAGCCAAGCTAAGAGCATCTTCTAACGAGGAGGAGACCGCCGACCTGAAGGTACCTCTTCCTCCTGGTTTACCTCTTATACCTGTGGCTGCATAGTTGTTCCAACTGTCGCATTTTCCCTGCAGTTCCAGATCGGAGAGCTTGCCAACACCTTAACCAGCAAGATGGAGTTCCTCGGCATTAATAAAAAAGCCATTTCTAACTTCCAGCTGCTCCTGCTACAGACAGAGGTGAGTGcttattttaccttttttgccACAAGGGGACGCTGTGGAGTTCCTAGGTTTagctcgtccctttgttcctgtATTATCTCTCGTGGTTTGCATGGCAGGTTGTTTGCGCACCCAGCTCACTGTCCCCCACCCCTGTCCTGTGTCCCAGACTCGGATCACCGACTGGCGGGAAGGAGCTCTCAACGGGCACTACCTGCGGAGACGGTTGCAGGAGGCCGCTGAGCACATTAAACATTACGAACTTAACGCCGCCCCTAAAGGCTGGTCCTGCCACTGGGACAGGTACGCGTTCCTTACCTTTCACACCTTACACCCCACCCTCAACCCCCCCGTCGCACCTCAGCTGTGAATTCACCCCCGCCGCCACTAGGGGGTAGACCTGCGGAGCGTTGAAAccattgactttttaaaattgGGGATGCGTTAATCTGCAACCGCGAAGTTACGGCCAACAAAGATGTATTGAATGAGTGAGTGGGGGAGGTTTAAAAGGATAAAAAGTGCCCGCCAGCTCTGAGAGACAAAGGCCTCCCCCCTGCCCCGGACTCCGGCTTGGGCCGCGCCACAGAAGGGTACTGTAGCTCTAGGAAGGTGGTTGCGCACGCGAGAGCCTTGCGCTTTTCAGGACGGCCCCCGCCATGGGACGTCGGCTTCCCGGATGAGGCGGGCCACAGCGTCGATTAAATGCGAAGAGGGCCCTCACTCCTGGACGCAGCAGGTCAGACCACTCTATTTCATTGTCTTCTTTTATCTCTGTTCTCTGGTTTCTTTTTGTGGCATTTAAAGTTTCACGTAACCGTTTTTATCTGATTGTGCCTGGTGCTATGAAGAATCGCCATGGTTTGCAGCAGCATGTTTAACCGTTTTAACATGGAAGAAGCCCTTTCTGAGCTCGAAGGGGTTTCTCCGTGAGTATCCCTCTCATCTTCATCCTGAAGACGATGACTTATtgtctatcccccccccccccccccagtccatcTAATGTGACCAGCAGGGACTTGGCTGGTTCTGTTTGCAAGGCTTTTATGGTCTGTTTTTTGGTGAGATCAAGGTGGGTCGTCCCCATCAGGCCCGCTTCCCAATCTGGCTTTACTCTTGCGCACTGTGGCTGCTCAGTGCAACAAAGAGCCCCCACCCTACTCCAAATGCCCCAGCCCTATTTTcccattatttattttttattgcggcccctccccccaccccagacactGAGatggtctctctctctgtctttccccCACTCTAGGGAGCACAGGCGATACTTCTACGTGAATGACCGGACCTCTGCCTCGCAGTGGGACTTCCCAGCAGAGGGTGATGGAGAGGAGAAGATGGGAGAACCTGTGGACGTCCAGGGAGATGCCAAGCCCCCACCAGAGCCCCCTACAGGTCAGACCTTGTCATCTCTGCTTCTCAGTGAATGTTTGCTAGTGGTCACCAACCAGTCAATCGTGTAGCTCTCTGGATTATTGTCTTTAACTGATGTTTTCTTCCAACACTGTCCCTAACGTTCTCTCTTGAATCTTTCAGCCCCCCCTGTGTACACGAGCACCCCCTCATTGCAGACTGGCATGCAGTCTTACTGTACACTACCCCAGCCCCCCCTTCCTCCagatgacccccctcccccctcagaCTACCCGCCACCTCCACCGCCACCTCCAGAgtctcctcccccaccccctccaccccccctgaGCGATGACGGAGAGATTGAGGAGGTGGAGATGGAGGACGAGGAGGGTGAGCCCCCAGCCCCAGGGACCGAGGAGGACGGCAGTCGTAAGGCTCCTGCGCCTCCTGGCATGTCGGCCGGAAAGGTACATACACCCTGCCCTGCGTTCTCAAGCCGTTGCATGTTTatactattttttttccttttttagcAGAAATTGAGTAATTGTGGTTATTTTTcagtgaggggaaaaaaatttaaatgtgcCAAATCTGAAGCATGTGCACTTTAACAGAAAGCAGCCCTTACACTGCGGGCCCTCTGTTCACATTGCTCTTCATCATGTGGGCTTTGCTGTGTTCAATTCATACCGCTATCCAAACCACCTGCTAGCTGGGCTCGTCTGTGAGCTCGTCTGTGAGCTCGTCTGTGAGCACTGAGGCATCGTGTTGATGGGCAGCCCGCTCTCGTTTCCCCACTTCAGGGTGGCGAGTCGGCGTCCTCCCCTGGCATGCCAACCAAGGCCCCTAAGCGCAAGGCGGCTGGCTCTGGCCAGCCGCACAAGGCGGTCACCATCGGAAGCAGCCCCATCCTGTACAGCCAGGCCACCGCCATGGCAGGTGAGCAGGGCATGTCTCCATGGCAATGTAGGGCGGCTGGGTCGGGTCTGAGTGGTGGAGTCTGGCCATTGTGCAGCTTATCAATTCCTGCATCCAATGGAGGGACAGAGTGTCTCTGTTCTCCAGCAGTTCCTGGGATCTCTGCCCCAGCTTACTGGAGTATGGTGGCCAGtgcacccccccagcccccggcgGAAACGACAGCCCTCCCTGTGGTGGCACCCCCCTCCCAGCCTGCGCCTCCCAGTGCCCCCCAGGACCCTGTGCCTGGGAAGGTGGTGCCTGTGGACAAAGTGAAAAAGCTGAAGAAAGACAAGGTGTGGAGAGTGGCATTGCCATGGCAACCTGATGAGCATGGTGACGTGTTAATGGCTTACTGTgcggatgtgtgtgtgtgtgtgtgtgttccccgcaaagacaaagaaaagcaaGACGAAGATGCCATCTCTGGTGAAGAAGTGGCAGAGCATCCAGCGCGAGCTTGACGAGGAGGAGAAGTCCAGCTCCAGCGATGAGGACCGGGATCAAGTGAACAGCAAGCGTATTGAAGAGtggaagcagcagcagctgacCAGGTATGACACCCCCCCCAGTATGTTGGCCCAGCTCTTAGGGGCactggtgtgtgtgggtgtgtgtgtgtgtgtgtgtgtgtgtgtgtgtgtgtgtgtgtgtgtgtgtgtgtgtgtgtgtgtgtgtgtgtgtgtgtgtgtgtgtgtgagagaataCTTATGGCACCTGTCTCCAACAATGATTTTAAGATTCACCCCCTTCCCTCGGCCCCACAGTGGTAAATCAGTCAAAAATGCCAACTTCGAGGCCCTACCAGACGACTGGAGGGAACGTCTGCtgaagaagaggaagatgaTGCACAGCACGTAGCGACTGAttggctgggggtggggctctggCCAGCCATACCCTGTCCCCCTTGGCCATAGACCTGCGTCCTTCCAGCAGGCCTGGGGTCATTTTTGTGCTGTGGGGGGTAGGGTTTTCAGCAGTCCTGTTTTCACTTGCCGTCTTCTAATCTTCAGGTAACACAGTTTGGTCAAAAGCTGTTACGTCACTTATTTCCAGCTTATTTTCCCATAGCTGACTGGCTTCTCAATGTCCCTTGTCTTGTGCCTGGATACATCGCAGGCAAAGCGTTCACATGGGTGTTCCTTTACCCTGCTTCTGTTCATCATTTAGAACAACTCTTACATTGGACAATGTATCGATTCAGTCTTATGTCAGTGACTGCTGAGTGGTGTATGACTGACGGGTGGGAATGTTGGGGTGCATCCTAATGGAAATGTCAGCCCCTTATTTGGGACAGCCCTctgactttttatttatttttgcttttttttaaaaaaaaaaaaatagtgttaaatgtgtttttcaaaTGGTGGCACCATATCAGACGTGCCAAGGAATGTACCACTGCCTCTCTCCAGGGGCAAATCCATTAAAGACATCATATTAAAGCCCTGCCCTCATTTCTACACTGAGACTGCCATCTTTTACCAATTGGGAAGCACCACACCAAGACTGGAAGCGTAAAACTTCCTAGGGTTCTTATGTTTttacctctttttttttttgttgcaattTGGAGATGCAAATgttttgtatatgtatgtaaatagtgattaaacattttttcaacTTGATTCATCACATTGTAATAGCATAGGTTTTGTCTGAATGTTTTCTCCTGCAGTTCGAAAACATGAACTTAATCAAGTTACTCTACTGAATTGCCCATGATTGGTCTCTACACAGTGCTCTCTGGGACAGACTCAGGCCCCTTCTCAACCCTGTACTGGAGTGGCTGAAAGATGGATTGGAGGATGGTTTGTTTTACTGTTTTCAGAGCAGAAAACATGTTTAGATTTTTCTTATTTAGTATGGCATGATGAGATTACAGGAGGAACCAGAATGGAGGCATCTTTCTGCAACCATCAGTTCTGTAAATTCATACATACTTTTAGGTCATAGTATGTCAAACATCAAATGGTTCCATGGTACGTACATACCGATGACTTCTCACTATATGTGCTTGTGACACCTTTTACTCAAAACTGAATAAATATGTACTCAACATTGTTTCAAGTAAAACATAATGCTTGAGTACACAAAAATGTTCGATTAATCCAGGATGACCATAGGTCCTTTTTTCGCGGAGTTAGAATTGCGGCCTATTCCTTTGTTTCATGTTTAATTTTCATTCAACAGTCAGAATAGTTTGTATGtatacattttcatttctttacTGCTTCTACGTCCGACCTCTAGTGTCATCGTTTTGAAAACTAAAATACGGGCACCCTGTAAATACAAATGGTATAGCAACGTAGCGGATCTTGCATTTAATCGCGCTTTTATTTGCTTTTCTTACTTTATTGCATTACAAGGATGCACTCTGTTCatgaaatgagaaataaaaacGAATTTGTGTAGATAGTGTTTGAATCTGTCCAGGATACGCGATTGGAGGACGGATGCATGGGTGAACGGTTTGTAACCTACCAACCGGTCCGGCAGTTAATTACTAAATCGACTATCAAATCGCACAATGTCCATGTCATGGTTAGTTCTAAGATCTATACTTTAGGTATAAGGTAGTGAATTCTACCGATcttatgtttaatttatttttattgaggAAAATACAATAACAACACTGGAATTACACTACGGAATCTCGGATTGCCAAGATCACGCCATGATATGTAACTAGTACGTTACTGCATTCTagtcctgtgtcatgtgacAAACTATTGACCAATAAGAGTAAAGTTCAAAGTTCGCGCACAGCAGGATTCTTTCCGTTCACTTTCCCATCCTAAATGAAGAAGGAAGGAGCAGTTTAATAATGGCGGACACGTGTGGACAGGTGGTGCTAGGAACCGGGCTTACGGTTCTTTCCCACCCGCTTATGTACATTAAAGTACTAGTGCAGGTAAGTGATATAACTAGACAAATGAAACAAGTGTTTTTTAAGGAAATATTCAGCTCCTAGTCTCATGTCTCTAGCGACAGAATGTTAGTGAAAATACAGTTATTTTATCGTAAATTAAACAATTATTTTCACTCTCGGTGTGCATGCGATTAGCTTTCAAAAATTTGTATTTGGCGATAAGGCAATTTGTTAGTTTGCTATGTAAGTAGGAACCAGCGATTAGCGGATTGTCTGATTTAGTTTCTATAGTTCCCTATCATAATGGGAATCAATTCTTCGTGTCAGTGGTTGAAAAAGTTGTGTGTCAACCATGTAGTTTGGTGCGGTGCTGCTGGTGAAGACATGAGCTCGCGTGTGTCCGCGCGATGGCTATCGCCCC
The Paramormyrops kingsleyae isolate MSU_618 chromosome 13, PKINGS_0.4, whole genome shotgun sequence DNA segment above includes these coding regions:
- the fnbp4 gene encoding formin-binding protein 4 isoform X1, with product MYRVTIAFPSAHSTTPWTVFVPAAFRLQRPDLSEAMGKKTRTGTGRRTILQLSPPGPRSVIGGGAICREEALGSASEDEQEGIGDSHIHSIPKEVMVDMRTPAVKATEGLSLLGAYEDSEEEEEEMASQPAPAKPKHNQSADIDSTLANFMAEIDAITTQPAQLSDEPSANPPPPTPPRPNPKDHQHASAPVELGLGTEFQYNTQCSLAGVGVEMGDWQEVWDENTGCYYYWNTQTNEVAWQLPHYLAHQVQGLQQYTDSLTTAVNGNGSMQSSTFYMGQHPAAGTASTSMPASVKEPKKKEVMESVVALMSEEEESRGVAASLLAPLIPPEVKVAEEKWRKSALGILEEASEGRLDSESESGCPPTPPPPGDTEASVQGDLRSRTQSAESSEGDEAEMEEVEEDTVELELALERKKAELRALEEGDGSAGGSSPCSEASQEGARGTVLKKSKWKTAFLRAPSPDSNSHGSAKTGRDTPEHVDAVDSKTPEKPGKEELMETDTSVEKAKLRASSNEEETADLKFQIGELANTLTSKMEFLGINKKAISNFQLLLLQTETRITDWREGALNGHYLRRRLQEAAEHIKHYELNAAPKGWSCHWDREHRRYFYVNDRTSASQWDFPAEGDGEEKMGEPVDVQGDAKPPPEPPTAPPVYTSTPSLQTGMQSYCTLPQPPLPPDDPPPPSDYPPPPPPPPESPPPPPPPPLSDDGEIEEVEMEDEEGEPPAPGTEEDGSRKAPAPPGMSAGKGGESASSPGMPTKAPKRKAAGSGQPHKAVTIGSSPILYSQATAMAVPGISAPAYWSMVASAPPQPPAETTALPVVAPPSQPAPPSAPQDPVPGKVVPVDKVKKLKKDKTKKSKTKMPSLVKKWQSIQRELDEEEKSSSSDEDRDQVNSKRIEEWKQQQLTSGKSVKNANFEALPDDWRERLLKKRKMMHST
- the fnbp4 gene encoding formin-binding protein 4 isoform X2, with the translated sequence MYRVTIAFPSAHSTTPWTVFVPAAFRLQRPDLSEAMGKKTRTGTGRRTILQLSPPGPRSVIGGGAICREEALGSASEDEQEGIGDSHIHSIPKEVMVDMRTPAVKATEGLSLLGAYEDSEEEEEEMASQPAPAKPKHNQSADIDSTLANFMAEIDAITTQPAQLSDEPSANPPPPTPPRPNPKDHQHASAPVELGLGTEFQYNTQCSLAGVGVEMGDWQEVWDENTGCYYYWNTQTNEVAWQLPHYLAHQVQGLQQYTDSLTTAVNGNGSMQSSTFYMGQHPAAGTASTSMPASVKEPKKKEVMESVVALMSEEEESRGVAASLLAPLIPPEVKVAEEKWRKSALGILEEASEGRLDSESESGCPPTPPPPGDTEASVQGDLRSRTQSAESSEGDEAEMEEVEEDTVELELALERKKAELRALEEGDGSAGGSSPCSEASQEGARGTVLKKSKWKTAFLRAPSPDSNSHGSAKTGRDTPEHVDAVDSKTPEKPGKEELMETDTSVEKAKLRASSNEEETADLKFQIGELANTLTSKMEFLGINKKAISNFQLLLLQTETRITDWREGALNGHYLRRRLQEAAEHIKHYELNAAPKGWSCHWDREHRRYFYVNDRTSASQWDFPAEGDGEEKMGEPVDVQGDAKPPPEPPTAPPVYTSTPSLQTGMQSYCTLPQPPLPPDDPPPPSDYPPPPPPPPESPPPPPPPPLSDDGEIEEVEMEDEEGEPPAPGTEEDGSRKAPAPPGMSAGKGGESASSPGMPTKAPKRKAAGSGQPHKAVTIGSSPILYSQATAMAAVPGISAPAYWSMVASAPPQPPAETTALPVVAPPSQPAPPSAPQDPVPGKVVPVDKVKKLKKDKTKKSKTKMPSLVKKWQSIQRELDEEEKSSSSDEDRDQVNSKRIEEWKQQQLTSGKSVKNANFEALPDDWRERLLKKRKMMHST